A single window of Mycolicibacterium madagascariense DNA harbors:
- a CDS encoding LCP family protein, with protein MPGRPIRILAVVVAAIIVIGTGVAWGKIRSFESGINHISAAALGGGGDDGAIDILLVGMDSRTDAHGNPLSAEELATLRAGDDVSTNTDTIILVRIPNNGQSATAISIPRDSYVEAPGDLGKTKINGVFGQVKLEKMKELVEQQGEDPAVAEPKATEAGREALIKTVATLTGVTVDHYAEIGLLGFALITDALGGVDVCLKDAVDEPLSGADFPAGPQKLNGPQALSFVRQRHDLPRGDLDRVTRQQAVMAELAHQVISGKTLSSPSTLNRLQDAVQRSVVLSDGWDIMDFIQQMQKLAGGKVAFATIPVLQEDGWSDDGTQSVVRVDPSQVQEFVTSLLHDQAAGKTEQLAYAPSKTTADVMNDTDVNGLAASVSELLADKGFVAGAVGNNEAGRVPNSQVRAASADDLGAQAVSKALGNLPVVADPSVAANTVKVVLASDYTGPGSGLGSAGTDTTGGSSASVDAAAVESTGAPLPAPPIITAGANGPECVN; from the coding sequence ATGCCAGGTCGCCCCATCCGCATCCTCGCCGTGGTCGTGGCGGCGATCATCGTCATCGGCACCGGCGTCGCGTGGGGCAAGATCCGCTCGTTCGAGTCCGGCATCAACCACATCAGCGCCGCCGCGCTCGGCGGCGGCGGGGACGACGGCGCGATCGACATCCTCCTCGTCGGGATGGACAGCAGGACCGACGCGCACGGCAACCCCCTGTCGGCCGAGGAGCTCGCCACGCTGCGGGCCGGGGACGACGTCTCGACCAACACCGACACCATCATCCTGGTCCGCATCCCCAACAACGGGCAGTCCGCGACGGCGATCTCCATCCCCCGCGACTCCTACGTCGAGGCGCCGGGCGACCTCGGGAAGACCAAGATCAACGGCGTCTTCGGGCAGGTCAAGCTGGAGAAGATGAAGGAGCTCGTCGAGCAGCAGGGTGAGGACCCGGCCGTCGCCGAGCCGAAGGCCACCGAGGCGGGCCGCGAGGCGCTGATCAAGACGGTCGCCACCCTGACCGGCGTCACCGTCGACCACTACGCCGAGATCGGGCTGCTCGGGTTCGCCCTCATCACCGACGCGCTGGGCGGCGTCGACGTGTGCCTCAAGGACGCCGTCGACGAACCCCTCTCTGGCGCCGACTTTCCCGCCGGCCCGCAGAAGCTGAACGGGCCGCAGGCGCTGAGCTTCGTCCGGCAGCGCCACGACCTGCCGCGCGGCGACCTGGACCGGGTGACGCGCCAGCAGGCCGTGATGGCCGAGCTGGCCCACCAGGTCATCTCGGGTAAGACGCTGTCCAGCCCGTCGACGCTGAACCGGCTGCAGGATGCCGTTCAGCGGTCGGTGGTGCTGTCCGACGGCTGGGACATCATGGACTTCATCCAGCAGATGCAGAAGCTGGCCGGTGGCAAGGTCGCCTTCGCCACCATTCCCGTTCTGCAGGAAGACGGTTGGAGTGACGACGGCACGCAGAGCGTCGTGCGGGTCGACCCCTCGCAGGTACAGGAGTTCGTCACCAGCCTGCTGCACGACCAGGCCGCGGGCAAGACCGAACAGCTCGCCTATGCCCCGTCCAAGACCACCGCGGACGTCATGAACGACACCGACGTCAACGGGCTCGCCGCGTCGGTGTCCGAACTGCTCGCCGACAAGGGCTTCGTCGCCGGCGCCGTCGGCAACAACGAGGCAGGCCGCGTGCCCAACAGCCAGGTCCGGGCCGCCTCGGCCGATGACCTTGGTGCGCAAGCGGTGTCGAAGGCGCTGGGCAACCTTCCGGTCGTCGCCGATCCCTCGGTGGCGGCCAACACCGTCAAGGTCGTGCTGGCCAGTGACTACACGGGTCCCGGCTCGGGACTCGGCAGCGCGGGCACCGACACCACCGGCGGGTCGAGCGCGAGCGTCGACGCCGCCGCCGTCGAGTCCACCGGCGCGCCGCTGCCCGCCCCGCCCATCATCACCGCGGGCGCGAACGGTCCGGAGTGCGTGAACTGA
- a CDS encoding 5-(carboxyamino)imidazole ribonucleotide synthase — MVGGGQLARMTHQAAIALGQTLRVLAAAPDDPAAQVTPDVVIGAHTDADALRRVAQGAAALTFDHEHVPAELLRELVAAGVNVAPPPQALLHAQDKLVMRRRLRDLGAPIPRFAEATDPSDVDAFAAEVGGRIVVKTARGGYDGRGVTLATDVAEARDVTARYLADGVAVLLEERVDMRRELSALVARSPFGQGAAWPVVQTVQRDGICVEVIAPAPALDPDLASAAERLGLRLAEELGVVGVLAVELFETSGGELLVNELAMRPHNSGHWTMNGALTSQFEQHLRAVLDYPLGATAPIAPVTVMANVLGAPRAPEMSMDERLHHLFARLPEAAVHLYGKAERPGRKIGHVNVIGAANGSLEDPAYVAEVRERAVRAAHWLSHGEWTDGWNEHAR; from the coding sequence ATGGTCGGCGGTGGACAGCTTGCCAGGATGACGCACCAGGCCGCGATCGCCCTCGGTCAGACGCTGCGGGTGCTGGCCGCCGCGCCGGACGATCCGGCCGCCCAGGTCACCCCGGACGTCGTCATCGGCGCGCACACCGACGCCGACGCGCTGCGTCGGGTGGCGCAGGGGGCCGCTGCGCTGACGTTCGACCACGAGCACGTCCCCGCCGAACTGCTGCGCGAGCTGGTCGCGGCCGGGGTGAACGTCGCCCCGCCACCGCAGGCCCTGCTGCACGCCCAGGACAAGCTGGTCATGCGGCGGCGGCTCCGCGATCTCGGCGCGCCCATCCCGCGGTTCGCCGAGGCCACCGACCCGTCCGACGTCGACGCCTTCGCCGCCGAGGTGGGTGGCCGCATCGTCGTCAAGACCGCGCGGGGCGGCTACGACGGCCGCGGGGTCACCCTGGCCACCGACGTCGCCGAGGCCCGCGACGTCACCGCCCGCTACCTGGCCGACGGGGTCGCGGTGCTGCTCGAGGAGCGCGTCGACATGCGTCGGGAACTCTCCGCGCTGGTCGCCCGCTCGCCGTTCGGGCAGGGCGCCGCCTGGCCGGTGGTGCAGACCGTGCAGCGCGACGGCATCTGCGTCGAGGTCATCGCGCCGGCCCCCGCGCTGGACCCCGACCTGGCGTCGGCGGCCGAACGCCTCGGCCTGCGGCTGGCCGAGGAGCTGGGGGTCGTCGGGGTGCTCGCCGTGGAACTGTTCGAGACCTCCGGCGGGGAGCTGCTGGTGAACGAACTCGCGATGCGCCCGCACAACTCGGGGCACTGGACCATGAACGGCGCGCTCACCAGTCAGTTCGAACAGCACCTGCGGGCGGTCCTGGACTATCCGCTCGGCGCGACCGCCCCGATCGCACCGGTGACGGTGATGGCCAACGTGCTGGGCGCGCCCCGGGCACCCGAGATGAGCATGGACGAGCGGCTGCACCACCTCTTCGCGCGGCTGCCCGAGGCGGCCGTGCACCTCTACGGCAAGGCGGAGCGTCCGGGTCGAAAGATCGGTCACGTCAACGTGATTGGCGCCGCCAACGGCTCGCTCGAGGACCCCGCGTACGTCGCGGAGGTCAGGGAGCGGGCGGTGCGCGCCGCGCACTGGTTGTCCCATGGCGAATGGACGGATGGATGGAATGAACATGCCCGCTAG
- the purE gene encoding 5-(carboxyamino)imidazole ribonucleotide mutase, whose amino-acid sequence MNMPASGPRVGVIMGSDSDWSVMEEAATALTEFEVRFEVGVVSAHRTPDRMLDYARTAADRGVEVVIAGAGGAAHLPGMVAAVTPLPVIGVPVPLARLDGLDSLLSIVQMPAGVPVATVSIGGARNAGLLAVRILGCADLALRQRMADYQASLEAMVLQKDAALRERLLGA is encoded by the coding sequence ATGAACATGCCCGCTAGCGGACCCCGCGTCGGCGTCATCATGGGCAGTGACAGCGACTGGTCGGTGATGGAGGAGGCCGCGACCGCGCTGACCGAGTTCGAGGTGCGGTTCGAGGTCGGCGTCGTCTCGGCGCACCGCACCCCCGACCGGATGCTCGACTACGCCCGCACGGCCGCGGACCGCGGTGTCGAGGTGGTGATCGCCGGGGCGGGCGGCGCGGCCCACCTGCCCGGCATGGTCGCGGCCGTGACGCCGCTGCCGGTGATCGGGGTGCCCGTTCCGCTGGCGCGTCTCGACGGGCTCGATTCGCTGCTGTCGATCGTGCAGATGCCCGCCGGGGTGCCGGTCGCGACGGTGTCGATCGGCGGCGCCCGCAACGCCGGGCTGCTGGCCGTGCGCATCCTCGGCTGCGCGGACCTGGCGCTGCGGCAACGGATGGCGGACTACCAGGCGAGCCTGGAGGCGATGGTGTTGCAGAAGGACGCGGCGTTGCGAGAGCGACTTCTCGGCGCGTGA
- a CDS encoding cellulase family glycosylhydrolase, translated as MTTRPRRILVRVAVSLAIVVGLALPPVGEAAPARYPAAGLGFGDGAQMTWLGAADVNRELDAVTRTGANWLRVLIPWSDVEKTRGQYDWAQTDLVVNAAVARNLKVLGVVAYTPDWARPPGSYFTAPPDDPAAYAQFAATVASRYGGQVSNWQLWNEPNYPQFFGYLDHTAARYTALVKAAYPAIKAVQPGSTVVLAGFSPIGGDESPLAYLQEMYGAGAGGSFDAAAAHPYVFPGGLGSSDATGWTEVGTLHDIMAAHGDGDKKIWLTELGAPTSTAPEGVSQQEQAKQITDVLAAAAATTFSGPAFVYSIRDTDTSNRDDNESNYGVLLTSDWQPKFSASVFAR; from the coding sequence ATGACCACACGTCCGCGCCGGATCCTGGTCCGCGTGGCGGTGTCGCTGGCGATCGTCGTCGGCCTGGCCCTTCCGCCCGTCGGCGAGGCCGCGCCCGCCCGGTACCCGGCGGCAGGCCTCGGCTTCGGCGACGGTGCGCAGATGACGTGGCTCGGCGCCGCCGACGTGAACCGCGAACTCGACGCGGTCACCAGGACGGGGGCGAACTGGCTGCGCGTGCTCATCCCGTGGAGCGACGTCGAGAAGACGAGGGGACAGTACGACTGGGCGCAGACCGACCTCGTCGTCAACGCCGCCGTCGCCCGCAACCTGAAGGTGCTCGGCGTCGTCGCCTACACCCCGGACTGGGCCCGCCCGCCAGGGTCCTACTTCACCGCGCCGCCCGACGACCCGGCCGCCTACGCGCAGTTCGCCGCGACCGTCGCCAGTCGCTACGGCGGTCAGGTGTCGAACTGGCAGCTATGGAACGAACCGAACTATCCGCAGTTCTTCGGCTACCTCGACCACACCGCCGCCCGCTACACCGCCCTGGTGAAGGCGGCCTACCCGGCGATCAAGGCCGTCCAGCCGGGGAGCACCGTCGTCCTGGCCGGCTTCAGCCCCATCGGTGGCGACGAGTCACCGCTCGCCTACCTGCAGGAGATGTACGGGGCGGGCGCGGGGGGCTCGTTCGACGCGGCCGCCGCGCATCCGTACGTCTTTCCCGGTGGCCTCGGCTCGTCCGACGCGACCGGCTGGACGGAGGTCGGCACGCTGCACGACATCATGGCCGCGCACGGCGACGGCGACAAGAAGATCTGGCTGACCGAGCTGGGGGCGCCGACGAGCACCGCTCCCGAGGGGGTCAGCCAGCAGGAGCAGGCCAAGCAGATCACCGACGTCTTGGCCGCCGCGGCCGCGACGACGTTCAGCGGTCCGGCGTTCGTCTACAGCATTCGCGACACCGACACGAGCAACCGCGACGACAACGAGTCCAACTACGGGGTGCTGCTCACGTCGGACTGGCAGCCGAAGTTCTCGGCCAGCGTGTTCGCCCGCTGA
- the manB gene encoding mannose-1-phosphate guanylyltransferase, giving the protein MNPAEVDAVVLVGGQGTRLRPLTLSAPKPMLPTAGLPFLTHLLSRVAAAGIRHVVLGTSYKAEVFEAEFGDGSALGLEIDYVVEDEPRGTGGGIANVASKLRYDTALVFNGDVLSGADLGALLASHEERGADLTLHLVRVGDPRAFGCVPTDPDGGVTAFLEKTQDPPTDQINAGTYVFNREVIDRIPTGRAVSVEREVFPALLSDGLKVCGYVDATYWRDMGTPDDFVRGSADLVRGIAPSPALKGHRGEELVHEGAAVGPGALLIGGTVVGRGAEIGPGARLDGAVVFDGARIEAGSVIERSIIGFGARIGPRALIRDGVIGDGANIGARCELLRGARVWPGVHIPDGGIRYSTDV; this is encoded by the coding sequence GTGAATCCGGCAGAAGTAGACGCGGTCGTCCTCGTCGGCGGCCAGGGGACGCGGCTGCGGCCCCTCACGCTGTCGGCTCCCAAGCCCATGCTGCCGACGGCGGGTTTGCCGTTCCTGACCCACCTGCTGTCGCGGGTCGCGGCGGCGGGCATCCGACACGTGGTGCTCGGGACGTCGTACAAGGCCGAGGTCTTCGAAGCCGAGTTCGGTGACGGTTCCGCGCTGGGCCTCGAGATCGACTACGTGGTCGAGGACGAGCCGCGGGGCACCGGCGGCGGCATCGCCAACGTGGCCTCCAAGCTGCGCTACGACACGGCGCTGGTGTTCAACGGCGACGTGCTGTCCGGCGCCGACCTCGGTGCGCTGCTGGCCAGCCACGAGGAGCGCGGCGCCGATCTGACGCTGCACCTGGTGCGCGTCGGCGACCCGCGGGCGTTCGGCTGCGTGCCCACCGATCCCGACGGCGGCGTGACGGCGTTCCTGGAGAAGACCCAGGACCCGCCGACCGACCAGATCAACGCGGGCACCTATGTGTTCAACCGCGAGGTGATCGACCGGATCCCGACCGGGCGCGCCGTGTCCGTCGAGCGCGAGGTGTTCCCGGCGCTGCTGTCCGACGGCCTCAAGGTGTGCGGCTACGTCGACGCCACCTACTGGCGCGACATGGGCACGCCCGACGACTTCGTCCGCGGCTCGGCCGACCTGGTCCGCGGTATCGCGCCGTCACCGGCGCTCAAGGGGCACCGCGGCGAGGAGCTGGTCCACGAGGGGGCCGCGGTCGGGCCGGGTGCCCTCCTCATCGGCGGCACCGTGGTGGGGCGCGGCGCCGAGATCGGGCCCGGCGCTCGGCTCGACGGCGCGGTCGTCTTCGACGGCGCCCGCATCGAGGCGGGCTCGGTGATCGAGCGCTCGATCATCGGCTTCGGCGCGCGGATCGGTCCGCGCGCCCTGATCCGCGACGGCGTGATCGGCGACGGCGCCAACATCGGCGCGCGCTGTGAGCTGCTGCGCGGCGCGCGGGTCTGGCCGGGGGTGCACATCCCCGACGGCGGCATCCGCTATTCGACGGACGTCTGA
- a CDS encoding NUDIX hydrolase, with protein MSLHASVVDALNDWRPSDPAQDTVRLAVLAFVLARPDACQRACVPGHVTASALVLDHTGTHALLTLHPRLGRWVQLGGHCEDDDPDIASAALREAREESGIDGLTIGATPAAVHVHALTCSLGVPTHHLDVQFVARAPKDASITISDESVDLRWWPVDHLPPGSDYGLTQLVQTSVE; from the coding sequence ATGAGCCTGCACGCCTCGGTGGTCGACGCGCTGAACGATTGGCGCCCAAGCGATCCCGCCCAGGACACGGTGCGCCTGGCGGTGCTCGCCTTCGTCCTCGCCCGACCGGACGCCTGCCAACGCGCCTGCGTCCCCGGCCACGTCACGGCGTCGGCGCTGGTGCTCGACCACACCGGCACCCACGCCCTGCTCACGCTGCACCCGCGCCTGGGCCGCTGGGTGCAGCTGGGCGGCCACTGCGAGGACGACGATCCCGACATCGCGTCGGCGGCCCTGCGGGAGGCGCGCGAGGAGTCCGGCATCGACGGGCTGACCATCGGCGCGACCCCGGCAGCCGTCCACGTGCACGCCCTGACGTGTTCGCTGGGGGTGCCGACGCACCACCTCGACGTGCAGTTCGTGGCCCGCGCGCCGAAGGACGCCTCGATCACGATCAGCGACGAATCGGTCGACCTGCGCTGGTGGCCGGTGGACCACCTGCCGCCCGGCTCCGACTACGGCCTGACCCAGCTGGTTCAGACGTCCGTCGAATAG
- a CDS encoding acyl-CoA dehydrogenase, whose protein sequence is MSIGNPSFDVFQLSDEHHEMRKVLRDLCEKEIAPHAADVDEKARYTTEALEALNSSGFSAIHIPEEYGGQGGDSIAACIVIEEVARVCASSSLIPICNKLGTMGMLLRGSEELKKQVLPSIGAGEATASYALSEREAGSDAAAMRTRAKADGDDWVLNGAKCWISNGGHSQWYTVMAVTDPDKGANGISAFVVHEDDPGFSAGHKEKKMGIKGSPTTELYFEDCRIPGDRIIGEPGTGFKTALATLDHTRPTIGAQAVGIAQGALDASIAYTKERKQFGKSISDFQNTQFMLADMAMKIEAARLMVYSAAARAERMEPNLGFISSAAKCFASDVAMEVTTNAVQLFGGYGYTVDFPVERFMRDAKITQIYEGTNQIQRVVMSRALLK, encoded by the coding sequence ATGTCCATTGGTAACCCGTCCTTCGACGTCTTTCAGCTCTCCGACGAGCACCACGAGATGCGCAAGGTCCTGCGTGACCTCTGCGAGAAGGAGATCGCGCCGCACGCGGCCGACGTCGACGAGAAGGCCAGGTACACCACCGAAGCCCTCGAAGCGCTGAACTCGTCGGGGTTCTCGGCGATCCACATCCCCGAGGAGTACGGCGGCCAGGGCGGCGACTCCATCGCGGCGTGCATCGTGATCGAGGAGGTCGCGCGGGTGTGCGCGTCGTCGTCCCTCATCCCGATCTGCAACAAGCTCGGCACCATGGGCATGCTGCTGCGCGGATCCGAGGAGCTCAAGAAGCAGGTCCTCCCGTCGATCGGCGCCGGCGAGGCCACCGCCTCCTACGCGCTGTCCGAGCGCGAGGCGGGCAGCGACGCGGCCGCGATGCGCACCCGGGCCAAGGCCGACGGCGACGACTGGGTGCTCAACGGCGCCAAGTGCTGGATCTCCAACGGCGGTCACTCGCAGTGGTACACGGTCATGGCGGTGACCGACCCCGACAAGGGCGCCAACGGCATCTCGGCGTTCGTCGTGCACGAGGACGATCCCGGTTTCTCCGCCGGCCACAAGGAGAAGAAGATGGGCATCAAGGGATCGCCCACCACCGAGCTGTACTTCGAGGACTGCCGCATTCCCGGCGACCGCATCATCGGCGAGCCGGGCACCGGGTTCAAGACCGCGCTGGCGACCCTGGATCACACCCGTCCGACCATCGGCGCGCAGGCCGTCGGCATCGCCCAGGGCGCCCTGGACGCCTCGATCGCCTACACCAAGGAGCGCAAGCAGTTCGGCAAGTCGATCAGCGACTTCCAGAACACCCAGTTCATGCTCGCCGACATGGCGATGAAGATCGAGGCCGCCCGCCTGATGGTGTACTCGGCCGCGGCGCGCGCCGAACGCATGGAGCCCAACCTCGGCTTCATCTCCTCGGCGGCCAAGTGCTTCGCCTCCGACGTCGCGATGGAGGTCACCACCAACGCCGTGCAGCTCTTCGGCGGCTACGGCTACACCGTCGACTTCCCGGTCGAGCGGTTCATGCGCGATGCCAAGATCACCCAGATCTACGAGGGCACCAACCAGATTCAGCGCGTCGTCATGTCGCGCGCCCTGCTGAAGTAG
- a CDS encoding glycosyltransferase family 2 protein, producing the protein MSGDVVVVTVTYSPGPHLDRFLASLGHATERRVTVIIADNGSTDGTPEEAAERYPNVRLMYMGANLGYGSAVNRAVAAYLADPELAAAGDPDFFVVANPDVVWGPRSIDDLLAAAPRWPDAGAFGPLIRDPDGSVYPSARHQPSLVRGGMHAVVGPFWKSNPWTAAYRQERLEPSERPVGWLSGSCLLLRRQAFDAVAGFDERYFMYMEDVDLGDRLASAGWLNVYVPSAEVLHDKGHSTGRDPARNLAAHHTSTYTFLADRHSGWRQAPLRWTIRAALAARVRLVVGSSRRRLAKGRTR; encoded by the coding sequence GTGAGCGGTGACGTGGTGGTGGTGACGGTGACCTATTCCCCGGGGCCCCACCTGGACCGTTTCCTCGCCTCTCTCGGGCACGCGACGGAACGCCGGGTGACCGTGATCATCGCCGACAACGGGTCGACCGACGGCACCCCCGAGGAGGCGGCCGAGCGGTACCCCAACGTGCGGCTGATGTACATGGGCGCCAACCTCGGTTACGGCTCGGCGGTGAACCGGGCGGTAGCGGCCTACCTCGCCGACCCCGAGCTGGCGGCCGCCGGGGACCCCGACTTCTTCGTGGTGGCCAACCCGGACGTGGTGTGGGGCCCGCGCAGCATCGACGACCTGCTGGCGGCCGCGCCGCGCTGGCCGGACGCGGGCGCGTTCGGTCCGCTGATCCGCGATCCGGACGGGTCGGTGTATCCGTCGGCGCGCCACCAGCCCAGCCTGGTCCGCGGCGGCATGCACGCGGTGGTGGGTCCGTTCTGGAAGTCCAACCCCTGGACGGCGGCCTACCGGCAGGAGCGGTTGGAACCCAGCGAACGTCCCGTCGGGTGGTTGTCGGGGTCGTGCCTGCTGCTGCGCAGGCAGGCCTTCGACGCGGTCGCGGGGTTCGACGAGCGGTACTTCATGTACATGGAAGACGTTGACCTGGGCGATCGTCTCGCGAGCGCCGGTTGGCTGAACGTCTACGTGCCGTCGGCGGAGGTGCTGCACGACAAGGGGCACTCGACGGGCCGCGACCCGGCCCGCAACTTGGCCGCCCACCACACCAGCACCTACACTTTCCTCGCTGACCGGCACTCGGGCTGGCGGCAGGCTCCGCTGCGGTGGACCATCAGGGCAGCCCTTGCGGCGCGCGTCCGCCTGGTGGTCGGCAGCTCTCGGCGCCGCCTGGCGAAAGGACGGACTCGGTGA
- the rfbD gene encoding dTDP-4-dehydrorhamnose reductase: MAQRLVITGAGGLVGRTLATEARGRGLDVLALTSADCDVTDPTAPERYFASGDVVVNCAAYTDVDAAETDEERARAVNAGGAQNVAHACARAGAELVHVSTDYVFGGDFGAEAPRPYEIDDETGPRNAYGRSKLEGEFEVLAAMPGAHVVRTAWIFSGGDGGDFVAKMRAAAAGDGTVDVVADQVSSPTYVGDLVEALLQVADGAIEESVLHAANAGQASRFEQARAVFELLGADPERVRPVGADGSRPAPRPPYSALGAQRSAAAGLTPLRPWRDALEAALGLR; encoded by the coding sequence ATGGCGCAACGTTTGGTGATCACCGGTGCAGGAGGCCTCGTCGGACGCACGCTGGCGACCGAGGCGAGGGGGCGCGGCCTCGACGTCCTGGCGCTGACCTCGGCCGATTGCGACGTCACCGACCCGACCGCCCCGGAGCGCTACTTCGCCTCCGGCGACGTCGTGGTGAACTGCGCCGCCTACACCGACGTCGACGCGGCCGAGACCGACGAGGAGCGCGCCAGGGCCGTCAACGCCGGTGGGGCGCAGAACGTGGCGCACGCCTGCGCCCGCGCGGGGGCCGAGCTCGTCCACGTCTCCACTGACTACGTGTTCGGCGGCGACTTCGGCGCCGAGGCGCCGCGGCCCTACGAGATCGACGACGAGACCGGTCCGCGCAACGCCTACGGCCGCTCCAAGCTCGAGGGCGAATTCGAGGTGCTCGCGGCGATGCCCGGCGCCCACGTCGTGCGCACGGCCTGGATCTTCTCCGGCGGTGACGGCGGCGACTTCGTCGCGAAGATGCGCGCGGCGGCCGCCGGTGACGGGACCGTCGACGTCGTCGCCGACCAGGTGAGCTCGCCGACCTACGTCGGCGATCTCGTCGAGGCCCTGCTGCAGGTGGCCGACGGTGCGATCGAGGAGTCGGTCCTGCACGCCGCCAACGCGGGCCAGGCCAGCCGCTTCGAGCAGGCCCGCGCGGTCTTCGAACTGCTCGGCGCCGACCCCGAGCGGGTCCGGCCCGTCGGAGCCGACGGGTCCCGCCCCGCTCCGCGGCCGCCCTATTCGGCGCTGGGCGCGCAGCGCTCGGCGGCGGCCGGCCTGACCCCCCTGCGGCCGTGGCGCGACGCACTCGAGGCGGCGTTGGGACTCCGGTAG
- a CDS encoding TIGR03089 family protein yields MTNLAAAVLDPLLAVPSAPRITYYDDATGERIELSTVTLANWAAKTGNLLRDELGAGPGSRVAMLLPAHWQTLGVLLGVWFVGAEVVLGQDDCDIACCTAERLDEAEARSGEVVALSLDAFGRPIADLPFGITDYATSVRAHGDQIVAERSPGPALDGRSVTEVLSLAQDSASAAGWTADSRVLSAAPWDTAERVVDHVLAVLTAGGSLVQVAHPDPDAQARRRAAEKVTAELA; encoded by the coding sequence CTGACGAATCTCGCTGCGGCGGTGCTGGATCCGCTCCTGGCCGTGCCGTCGGCACCGCGCATCACCTACTACGACGACGCGACCGGCGAGCGCATCGAGCTGTCCACCGTGACGCTCGCGAACTGGGCGGCCAAGACCGGCAACCTACTGCGCGACGAACTGGGGGCCGGGCCCGGCAGCCGCGTCGCGATGCTGCTGCCCGCGCACTGGCAGACCCTCGGCGTACTGCTCGGCGTCTGGTTCGTGGGCGCCGAAGTCGTTCTGGGACAAGATGATTGCGACATCGCCTGCTGCACGGCCGAGCGGCTCGACGAGGCGGAGGCCCGCTCCGGCGAGGTCGTCGCACTGTCTCTGGACGCCTTCGGCAGGCCGATCGCCGACCTGCCGTTCGGCATCACCGACTACGCCACGTCGGTGAGGGCGCACGGCGACCAGATCGTCGCCGAGCGCTCGCCGGGGCCCGCGCTCGACGGCCGCTCGGTCACCGAAGTGCTTTCGCTGGCCCAGGATTCGGCATCCGCCGCCGGTTGGACGGCGGACAGCCGGGTGCTGTCGGCGGCTCCGTGGGACACCGCCGAACGCGTCGTCGACCACGTCCTCGCGGTATTGACGGCGGGTGGCTCACTGGTGCAGGTCGCCCATCCCGATCCCGACGCGCAGGCCCGGCGGCGAGCGGCGGAGAAGGTCACCGCCGAACTCGCCTGA